Within the Novosphingobium pentaromativorans US6-1 genome, the region CGATCCCGCTTACGACTTTCGCGGTCATGCCCTGCATTGCCCTCGCGCTGCTGTGCGACATTGTGGGACTGGGCGGGCCGTTCTGGTGGCTGGCGGGGCAGTTCATCGACCTACTGCTTGGCCTCGCGCACAAGATCAGTGCGCTGCCGGGCGCCGTTTCGGTTCTGCCTGCCATGGGGACGGGCGGTTTCCTTCTGTTCGTAACCGGCGGATTGTGGCTCGGCCTTTGGAGCGGGCGCGTGCGGCTGCTGGGACTGGTGCCCGCCTGTTTCGGCATCGTCTGGCTCATCCTGCTCGAGCCGCCGGACATTCTCGTGACCGGCGATGGCCGTCATGTCGGACTGCTCGACGATAGCGGCGATGGGCTCGTCACCTTGCGCGACACCGGCAGCGATTATGTGCGCGACAATCTTCGCGAATTCGCAGGGATCGAAGGCGAATTGACGCCCCTCGCATCGTGGCCGGGTTCGAGATGCAATCGCGACTTCTGTTCGGTACGGATCGATCGAGCCGGTCGATCGTGGGACTTGCTGATCGCCAGAGGCCGCGACCAGGTGCCCGAGCGGTCGCTGGCAGCGGCCTGCGACAAGGCCGATATCGTCGTTGCCGATCGCTGGCTGCCATGGAGCTGCAAGCCGCGCTGGCTCAAGGCCGACCGGACCATGCTGGACAGGACCGGCGGGCTTGCCATCAGGCTGCGCGGCAAATCCGTCGAAACAGTGGCGGCAGGGCAGGGCCGCCATGGCTGGTGGAACCCGCGCGGGCCGTGATTTCGGCCCTGTCCGGAGAGTACGCCTTCCGGAGAGTACGCCTGAGCGGCACGCCTCCCCGGGGCAAGCTCAGTGATAGCGGCGCAGCAGCCCTGCGAGCTTGCCCTGAACCTCGATCTCGTCAGGGCCGTAGATCTGCGGTTCGTATGCGGCATTGGCGGGCACGAGGCGAACCATGCCGCCATCGCGCTGGAGATACTTGAGCGTCGCTTCTTCGCCGCGAACCAGGGCGACGACGATTTCGCCGTCGCGTGCGGTGTTGGTGCGACGGATCAGGGCAAAGTCGCCGTCGAGAATGCCGGCCTCGACCATCGAATCGCCCGAAACCTCAAGCGCGTAGTGTTCCCCCGAGCCGAGCAGGGCTGCCGGAACCGGAAGCATCGACTGGCCTTCGAGCGCCTCGATAGGAACGCCGGCAGCGATGCGACCGTGCAGCGGAATTTCGATGACGTCGTTCGCCGGTTCAGGCTTGCGTTCGGGCTGCTTGAGTGCGGCAAGGGCGTCTATGCCGGCAGGAGCGGCGGCCTTCGTCGCAGGCTTGCTGGTGACGTCTTCGGGCTGGCGCAGGATTTCCAGCGCGCGGGCGCGGTTTGGCAGGCGGCGGATGAAGCCGCGTTCCTCAAGCGCGGAAATGAGGCGGTGCACGCCCGACTTCGACTTGAGGTCGAGCGCTTCCTTCATCTCTTCGAAGCTGGGCGAGATGCCGCTTTCTTCAAGCCGGACCTGAATGAACTTGAGCAATTCATGCTGCTTGCGCGTCAACATCTTCGTTGCCTCTTTCTCTGCGTCCCCGAGCGTTGTTCTGCTTGTGAACAATGAGAGAACAATTAAGCAACAGATTCTGGAACGTCAAGCAATACCGCCGTTTTCGAGCAGGAACACCCGCACCGTGTCTCCGGGCGTGGCGGCCGGTGCATGCGCGGGGCGATCGATCAGCACATTGCTGGCCGCAAGGGCGCTGAGTGCACCGCTGTCCTGCAGCGTCATGGGCGCCACGCTCTCGCCGTTCCAGTAGCCGCGCAGGAATTCGCGGCGGTGGCCGATGGCTCTGAGAGATCCGTCCAGAACGGTCGAGATCTGCATTGGCAGCGAACGGTTTGCTCCGAGCATTGCGCGCAGCATCGGCAGGACGAAGAGATAGGCGGTGACCATGCTCGAAACCGGATTGCCCGGCAGGCCGATGATGATCTGCGTGCCGCCGCTGCTGCGTTCGCGCGTGGCAACGAGGATCGGCTTGCCCGGCTTGATGGCGACGCGCCAGAAGTCGAGCCTTGCGCCCCAGCGTTCGAGAGCCGGGCGCACGAGATCGTGATCGCCTACCGAGGCTCCGCCGCTGGTGACGATCATGTCGCAATCGGCGGCCTCGTCGAAAGCGCCGATCAGCGCATCGAGCGTGTCGGTCACGGGCCCGATTCGCTGCGCCTCGACCGGCAGGGCGCTGACCAGCGAGACCAGCATGGCGCCGTTGCTCGCGGGGATCTGGTGCGCAGGGCAGGTCTCCGGATCGGCGGCCAGTTCATCGCCGCTGTCGATCACCGCGACTTTCGGCATGCGGCGCACCGGCAGGTGGCGATGACCCGCGGAGAGGGCCAGCGCGATATGCGCAGGGCCGATGCGGACTCCTTCGCCCAGCACTTCTTGCCCCGCCGTGAAATCCATCCCGCAAGGGCGGATGTGCTTGTGCGGCGGTTCGGGCAGATCGCCGCTGAGAGTAATGCGGTCGCCTTCCCGCCCAAGGTCTTCCTGCAGGATCACGACGCCGGCATCGGCGGGCATGATCGCGCCGGTCGAGATCCGCACGGCCTCGCCCTTTTGCAGCGTGCCGGTAAAGGGGTGGCCTGCGGCGCTTTCACCGATCACCTGCCATGGCCCGGTGAGGTCGCCTTCGATCATTGCATAGCCGTCCATCGCAGAGAGATGAGCGGAAGGCTGGGTGCGCCGCGCCAGCAGCGGTTCGGCCAGGAAGCGGCCCAGCGCGCTTTCGACGTCGACGCGCTCGACCGCTAGTGCTTCGGCCAGTGCAAGCAGGCGGGCCTGGGCATCTTCGAGCGGGATCGGCGCGGGACCTGCCATCAGTGCCGGTCCTCCGCGCGCCAGGTCCCGGACTTGCCGCCGCGCTTCTCGATCAGGCGGATGTCGCCGATGACCATGCCCTTGTCGAGCGCCTTGGCCATGTCGTAGATCGTCACCAGCGCCACGGAAACGGCCGTGATGGCTTCCATTTCCACGCCGGTCTTGCCGGTGAGCGAGGCCGTCGCCGTGGCCCTGACGGCTTCGTCCTCGAAGCTGAAATCGACATTGATCGCATCGATGGCGAGCGGGTGGCACATCGGGATCAGGTCCCCGGTGCGCTTGCCCGCCATGATCCCGGCGATGCGCGCGGTGCCCAGCACGTCGCCCTTGGGGGCATCCCCGGCGCGGATCGCCGCGAGTGCCTCGGCCGACATCGTGATCCGCCCCGAGGCAATGGCGAGCCGCTGCGTCTCTGCCTTGGCGCCGACATCGACCATGCGCGCCGTCCCGTCCGAATCGATGTGCGTGAGGCTCTTGTTCATCTCAGACCTTGAAATCCTGATGAGGTTTACACGGTTTACACAGTCCAGAAGCGCCAGCGGAGCGGCCTCGCAGGACCGGTAAGCGTGCGGTTTCGGGGCCGGGTACATTCGCGCTCATGCCCCATGGATGGCAGATTTCCCGGCTGTAGGACAGGGTGGGCTTCGCGAATGCCATCGGCCCGAAGTTTATCCTTCGAGCAGCGCCCGCGTTGCCGCCTCGACATCGTCATGACGCATCAGGCTTTCGCCAACGAGGAAGGTGCGCGCGCCGCACTGCGAGAGACGCTGCAGGTCGGCATGGCCGTTGATGCCGCTTTCACTGACGAGCAGCGTGCCTTCCGGTGCGAGCGGGGCGAGCCGCTCGGTCGTGGCGATGTCGGTGACGAAGCGCTTGAGGTCGCGGTTGTTGACGCCGATCAGGCGCGATTTGAGCCGGGCCGCGCGCTCCATTTCATGCTCGTCGTGGACTTCGACGAGGCAGTCCATGCCGCGTTCGAGCGCGGCCGCCTCGATCTCGGCCATCAGCGTATCGTCCAGCGCGGCAACGATGATGAGGATGGCGTCGGCCCCGATCGAACGCGCTTCGGCGACCTGCCAGGGATCGACCATGAAGTCCTTGCGGATGACCGGCAGCGAGACCGCGGCGCGCGCCGCGACGAGATAGTCCTCATGGCCCTGGAAGTAAGGTGCATCGGTCAGGATCGAGAGGCAGGCCGCGCCGCCCTTTTCATAGGCGACGGCATGTTCGGTCGGGCGGAAATCCGGGCGGATCAGGCCCTTCGACGGGCTGGCCTTCTTGATTTCCGCGATGAGGGCGAACCCGCTCTCGGCCTTGCGGCGTAGCGCCGCCTCGAAGCCGCGCGGCGCGCTCTGGCCGGCAGCCTTCGCATCGAGCGCGGATAGCGAGGCAAGGGGCTTGCGGGCGGCGACTTCCTCGCGCTTGGTATCGCAGATCTCGGTGAGCTTGTTGGACATGGCGGGCCTTCGGTGCCTGATGCGGTTCGGTATGGGCGGGAAGCGGCGCTACTTGAGCGCGTCGATCCAGCAGTTGAGCAGGGCATTGGCGAGGCCCTTGTCGATGGCCTCGGCAGCTTCCTCGACGCCTTCCCGCCAGGTCTTTGCTTCACCGGCGACAACAAGCGCACCGGCCGCGTTGAACAGCACGGCATCGCGATAGGCGCCCGCCTCGCCCATGAGCAGGCGGCGCAGGGCCTGGGCGTTGTACTGCGGATCGCCGCCGCGAATGGCATCGACCGGCGCGACTGGCAGCCCCGCGTCGGCGGGCGAAACGCGGCGCATGGCCAGTTCGCTGCCGGTCACTTCCGCAACTTCGTTGCCGCCTGCAAGGCTGAGTTCGTCGAGGCCTTCATCGCCGGAGACGACGAGCGAATGCTCGGTGCCCAGGCGAAGGATCGCCTCGGCATAGATCGGCACGTAGGCGGGCCGGGCGATGCCCACGAGCTGGCGGCGGACCTGCGCCGGATTGGCAAGCGGGCCCATCAGGTTGAAGATCGTGCGGCGCCCCAGCTTCTTGCGTAGCGGCATCAACCGCCCAAGCGCCGGGTGGTGGCGGGCGGCGAAGAGGAAGCAGATGCCAAGGTCGGCCAGTGTCGCCTCGGCGGTTTCCACGGCGCGGTCGAGATTGAGACCGAGCGCCTCGAGCGTGTCGGCGGCGCCCGCCTTGGAACTGGCCGCGCGGTTGCCGTGCTTGGCGACCGGCACGCCGCAGGCGGCAACGACCAGCGATACGGCAGTCGAGACGTTGAGTGTGTGATGACCGTCACCGCCGGTTCCGCATACGTCGATGGCATTGGCGGGGGCGACGATGGGGATCATCCGTGCCCGCATGGCGCGTGCGGCGCCCGCGATCTCGCCGGCATTCTCGCCCCGCTCGGAAAGTGCGACGAGAAACGCGGCGATGTCCGCCTCGGGCACGTCGCCGTCAAGGATCGCGGCGAAGGCGGCTTCAGCTTCGGCTTCCTCGATCGGATGGCTGGGATCGGGCAGCGTCATGCGACGGCCCTGGTCTCGATGCCACACAGGCGCAGGAAGTTCGCCAGCATGTCGTGCCCGTGCTCGGTGGCGATGCTTTCCGGGTGGAACTGCACGCCGTGGATCGGCAGGCTTGCGTGGCGGAAGCCCATGACGTGGCCATCGTCGGAGCGGGCGTTGACCAGCAGCGTCTCGGGAATGTCCTCGACGATCAGCGAGTGATAGCGCGTCGCGGTGAAGGGTGAGGGCAGCCCCTCGAACACGCCGGTATTGTCATGCGTCACCGGCGAGGTCTTGCCGTGCATCAGCCCGCCGCGCACGACCCTGCCGCCGAAGTACTGGCCGATCGACTGGTGGCCCAGGCACACGCCGAGCAGCGGCTTTCCGGCATCGGCCGCCGCACCGACGAGGTCGAGGCTGATGCCTGCCTCGTTCGGGGTGCATGGCCCCGGCGAGATGAGGAAGCCCTGCGCCCCGCTCGAAATCGCCTGTCCGGCCGAGAGCGCATCATTGCGCACGACTTCGACCTCTGCCCCCAGCTCCATCAGGTAATGGACGAGGTTCCAGGTGAAGCTGTCGTAGTTGTCGATGACGAGGATCATGATTTGCCCTTTGCCCTTTTCTCGACGACGATCAAGGGGCCGAGCGGAGGTCCGCCATCGACGCGGCCCATGTGCGGGTCCCACAGGGAAGAAACGCTGCCGTCGAGGAACAGCGCATTGGGGCAGTCCAGCGCGTCGCGGAAATAGCGGGCGAGCCTGCCGAAGGAGATCGGTTCGTCGGAAATGACGAAGTGCGCGTTTCCGTCGCGGTCGACGCCCACGCCATTGCGCAGCTTGAGCGACTGGCCGTCGGGCGCGATGCGGGGATGCAGCTTTCCGGCGATGACCAGCATCGGCCCCGACTGGGTGCCAAACTGCGGGCGGTGCGAGACGCTCTGGGCAAAGTCCTCGCTGGTGCGAACGGCCCAGTGGCCGTCGGTATCGCCATAGAACACGCCGTTGGGCAGAAGGTGGAAGTTGCCGTAGCCCTCGTTGCGGTTGAGCGTGTGCAGGCGATTCCCGTCCTCGACGTAGTAGCCGATCGGCTGCCCTTTCTCGTCGAACATGCCTCCGTTCATCGCAAAGGCGACTTCATGGCTCATTTCCGGCCGGTCGACCGCGAGCTGGGAAAGGCTGCGGTAGGGCACGCCACCCTTGGGGCCCAGAACCATGTGGATGGTGTGGCGGCCCGGCTCTGCGGTGCAATGGGTGAGCGATGCGCCCTCGAAGCTGGCGGCCTCGCACGGCGGCGGCGGCGGCGCCGCGGCTTCCTGCTTCGCATCGCCCGAAGAACAGGCGGCGAGCAGCAGCGCCAGCAGCAGGGCGGGCGCCGTACGGGTCACTGCCCGAAGCCCGGCTCTCCTGCGACACGGACCGCTTCGCGCGCGGCAGCGAAAAGGGCGCCGGACTTGGCTTCGCATTCGCGCTGTTCGTAGGCCGGGTCGCTGTCGGCAACGATGCCCGCGCCCGCCTGGACGTGGAGCACGCCGTCCTTGAGCACGCCGGTGCGCAAAACGATGCACGAATCGACCGAACCGTCGGGCGCGAAATAGCCGACCCCGCCAGCATAGGCCCCGCGCGTTTCGGGTTCGAGTTCGGCGATGATCTCGCAGGCATGGACCTTGGGCGCGCCCGAGACGGTGCCGGCCGGGAAGCCGGCGAAGACTGCGTCGATGGCATCGTGCCTGGCGGTGTCGAGCCGGCCGACCACGTTCGATACGATGTGCATCACGTGGCTGTAGCGCTCGATCGTGTAGCTGTCGGTCACTTCGACGGTGCCCGCCGCAGCCACGCGGCCGACGTCGTTGCGCCCCAGGTCGAGCAGCATGAGGTGTTCGGCGCGTTCCTTGGGATCGGCCAGCAGGCTCGCCTCGTTGGCCTTGTCCTCGGCCGGGGTCTTGCCGCGCGGGCGGGTGCCCGCGATCGGGCGGATCGTGACTTCGCCGTCACGCACGCGCACGAGGATTTCCGGGCTCGATCCGACCAGCGCAAAGCCGGGCAGGTCGAGGAAATAGAGGAACGGCGAAGGGTTCACCCGGCGCAGCGCGCGGTAGAGCGCAAGCGGCGGCAGCGGGAATTCGCAGGTGAAGCGCTGGGCCAGCACGACCTGGAAGATGTCGCCGGCCTGGATGTACTCCTTGGCCCTGAGCACCATCGCCTTGTAGTCGTCGGCCGCCATGACCGGCGTGGGCTCTGGTATTGCCAGGTCGGGCTGGGCCGGAGCGAGCGTGGCGGGCACCGAGAGGCGGCGCAGCGCCTCGTCGATGCGCTCCGCGGCGGCTTCGACCACGCGATCCGGCGAACCGGCGTCGGGCCAGACCGGCGCCACGCAGAACAGCTCGTCGCCGAGGCGATCGAACACGAGGATCAGCGAAGGCCGCACGAACAGCATGTCGGGCACGTCGAGGCTGCTTTGCGGCGCGCGCGGCAGCTTCTCGACAAGGCCGATGGTCTCGTAGCCGAAATAGCCGACGAGGCAGGCGAGCGCCTTGGGCAGTTCGGCGGGCACGTCGATGCGGCAGGTCTCGACGAGGTTGCGCAGTTCGGAGAGGCTGTCGCCGGGCAGAGCCGCGAAGGCGTCCTTGTCGGACTTCCACTTGCGGTTGATCTCGCAGCTGGCGCCGCTGGCACGGAACACGAGGTCGGGATCGAGCCCGATCAGGCTGTAGCGCCCGCGCACTTCGCCGCCTTCCACCGATTCCAGCAGGAAGTCTCCGCGACCGTCCTCGAACAGCCGCAGGGCCGCCGCGACCGGCGTCTCGGTATCGGCGACCAGCTTGCGCCAGAGCAGGGCGGGGCGCCCTTGCTCCAGTTGCTGCCGGACCGTGTCTCTATCCGCTTCGCGCTGCATCGTCGTTCCTGCCTGCGCTTACTGGGCCGAACCGGTGCCGGCGAGTTCGTCGCGCACGGCCTTGATCGCGGCGGCATTCTTGGTGACGCCCACGTCCTTGCGGATCGCCTTGCCGAGTGCGTCGGCATAGGCCTGGCCGAGCTGCTGGCCGAGTTCCTTCTGGGTATTGGCGACCAGATCGTCGGAATCGATCTTGGCAGGGTCGATCTTCTTGAGGGCCACCACGAACCAGCCGCGTTCCTGCGGGGCGGCCTGCACCTTCACCGTGTTCTCGGCCATGTGGAACATGAGCGAGATCGGTGCCGGGACCTGGCGGCCGTTCTGGATCGCGGCGGTCAACGTGGGACGCGACATCGTGACGGGCTGGATCGGCGGCAGGCGCTTGCCGACCGACGCCATGGCCTTTTCGAGCGCGGTGCCCTTCTTGACCTCGGCCTGGACCTTGAGCGCGGCGGCCTTGGCGGCCTGCGAGCCCTTGTCCATCGACCAGGCGACCTTCACGTCGTCCTTGATCTCCTTGAGCGGAGCCGGCGCGGACGCGTCGATCTCGCTGACGTCGTAGATCATGAAGGTCTTGCCGCGTTCGACTTCGGCGACCTGCGGCTGCTCTTCCTCCATCGAGAAGGCGGTCTTGAGCACCGGGGCGATGACGTCGGGCGCCTTTTCGCCGGGCTTGAGATAGACCTGGCCGTCGGCGGTGATGGGCGCGGTGGTCTGCACCTCGATCCCGAGCGACTTGGCGACTTCGATCAGGTTGGCCCCGTCGGCGAACTTGTCCTCGAGGCTGGCGAGTTCGTCGGTGAAGGCGGCGCGGCGCTTTTCCTGCTCGATCTGCTTGGCCAGTTCGTCCTTCACTTCGGCAAGGGTGCGGGCAGGCTTTTCCTGCTTTTCCTCGACGCGGATGACGTGCCAGCCCAGCGGGCTCTTCTGCGGCACGGCGAGCTTGCCGGTATCGGCGGCGAAGACGGCATCGGCGACGGCCGGCGAGAACTGCTCGCTCAGATCGGTCTTGCTGAAGAATTCGAGCCTGGCTGCCGACAGGCCCTTTTCCTTAGCCGCCGCTTCGAGCGACTTGCCGCCGTTCACTTCGGCGACGATCGCCTTGGCAGCGGCCTCGGTCGGCACGATCAGCTGGGTGATACGGCGCTTGTCCTGCGCGGCGTACTGTGCCTTGTTGGCATCGTAGCGTGCGGCGATTTCCTTGTCGGTCGGCGCGGCGGGAGCCTTGATCGCGTCTTCACCGAAGGTCGCGTAACGGATCACGCGGCGCTCGGGCCGGATGAATTCGTTGATGTGGTCCTTGTAGAAGGCCTGGATCTCGATGTCGGTCGGGTCCTTCTCGGGCATGAAGGCCGAGGAAGGGAAGGCTGCGATCGTGCCGGTGCGGCTCTCGCCAAGCAGCGAGGCATAGCGCCTGGCGGCATCCTTCGACATAACCGCGCCGTACTGCGCCGGAACCAGCAGCTGCTGCGAGACGAGGCCCTGGGCGATGTCCTCGCGCAGGACCTTCTCGGTCAGGCCCTGCTGCGCGAGCGCCTGGCGGAAGGTGTCCTGGCTGAACTTGCCGTCAACGCCCATGAAGCCGGGGATCTGCGTGATCTCGCTGTCGATCAGGCGATCGCCTGCAACGACGCCCTGCTGCTTGCCGAAGACGAAGAGCGCTGTGCGGTCGATGAGATCGTCGAGGACCTGCTCGACTCCGCCTTCTGCGACCATCAGTTTCATGGTTGCGGTGGGCTGATTGCGCTTCACGCGCTCCAGCGCCGCGCGGGCCGACTGCGTCAACTGCGGGGCGTCGATACTTTCCTTGCCCACGGTTGCGACCTTCGTTCCGCCGCCGAGGCCGGCCGAGGAACTGAGGCCGGCGATATCGCCGCTGGCGAATGCGAGCGCGATGACGACGAGCATGATCAGCGCGACAGCCGCACCGATCTTGGATTTGAGCATTGAACGGAAGAAAGTGAGCATGGATCCGTGCCGATCAGCGATGACTTGAGCGAAAACGAAGGTTTCGCAGGAAACGGCCGCAGGCTTTAGGGGCGCTTGCGCGTTACTGCAATGCCGACTCGTATGTGATTGCTTGAGCGACACACAGGAAAGTTTTACCTGAACGAAGGCTGCATGAGTTTTGACAACCGAGGTCCGCCTGTCCTAGCTGCGCGGCGCAAGCGGAGCGGCGATTCTTTGGCTGGACCGAAGGCGGCGCTGCGCACTTGATGAAATCAAGGGTTGGAAATGGCTGGACTGCCTTACATCGTCGGTAACTGGAAAATGAACGGCACGCGCGCGATGCTCAACGAGGCGCGCGCGATTGACCGGGCGGCGGCACGCTTTCCCAAGGTGCAGGTCGCGGTCGCGCCGCCGGCGACGCTGATCTATCGCACGCGCGACGCAGCGGCCATCATCGGCGTGGGCGGGCAGGACTGCCACGCCGAAGAGAGCGGCGCCTTCACCGGCGACATCTCGGCACAGATGCTCAAGGACGCAGGCGCGGACTTCACCATCGTTGGCCACTCGGAGCGCCGCACGCTCCACGGCGAAAGCGATGCTGACGTCAAGGCCAAGGCGGAGGCTGCGCTCGGTGCGGGCCTCGGCGTGATCCTGTGCGTGGGTGAAACCGAATCCCAGCGCGATGCCGGCGAGGCCGAAACGGTCGTCGGCGCCCAGCTCGAGGGTTCGTGTCCGCGTGTCGACGGCGCACCGGAAAAGCTCTCGGTCGCTTACGAACCGGTCTGGGCCATCGGCACCGGCCGGGTGCCTTCGGTTGAGGACGTGGCCGCGATGCACAAGGCGATCCGCGCAAAGCTCGTCGCGCTTTACGGCGAGGGCGGTGCGGACGTGCGCATTCTCTATGGCGGCTCGGTAAAGGCCGACAATGCCGCGGAACTGCTGGCCGTGCCCGAAGTGGGCGGCGCGCTCGTCGGCGGGGCAAGCCTGTCCGCCGAGAGCTTCCTCGCGATCGTCGGCGCAGCCGCTTCGCTGGACGCGGACTGATCGATAAAGTGCTGCAGGGCCCGGCATTGATGGCCGGGCCTTGCGAAAACCCGTTGACGGGTTGCGCCGCGAAGGCGTTGCGCCTATCTGCGCGACGTGTGATGCGGGCTTGATGCTCCCCAGAAGGCTGAGACTGAGATGTTCCTTTTCCTGACCGTCCTCCAGGCGCTCATTGCAGCGGCGCTTGTCGGTGTGATCCTGATGCAGAAGTCGGAAGGCGGCGGTCTGGGCGTCGGTGGCGGCAGCCCCTCGGGCCTGATGTCCGCGCGCGGCGCAGCCAACTTCCTGACCCGCGCGACTTCGGTTCTGGCCGTTCTCTTCGTGGTCCTGAGCATCATCCTGGCAGCGCTTGCCGTCGATGTGACCACCGGCCGCGATATCGACACTTCGCTTGAACGCGGCGCTGCTGCGCCGACGGCTCCGGCACAGCCGGCCGATCCTCTTGCCGGCGCGGCGAATCCCGCCGCGGCACCGGCCCGGGGCGATGGCACTGCGCAGCAGGCGCCGGCCGACGATCCGCTTTCGGGTGCTGCCAAGCAGTAATTCCGAGGCATTTCCCGTAACCGAAATGCCGTCTGGCAGTGGCAGGCGGCATTTCATGTAGTATTGACCTGTGGATTCAGGCTCTGGGCGCTTGCCTATGGGCCTCCATGCAATTTAAGGCCCGACTCCCATGGCGCGGCATATTTTTATCACCGGCGGCGTGGTTTCCTCGCTCGGCAAGGGGCTCATGGCAGCGAGCCTCGCGGCTCTCCTGCAGGCACGCGGTTTCCGCGTCCGCATCCGCAAGTTCGACCCTTACCTCAACGTCGATCCGGGCACGATGAGCCCGTACCAGCACGGTGAGGTCTACGTGACTGACGACGGGGCCGAGACCGACCTCGACCTTGGCCACTACGAACGCTTCACCGGCGTATCGGCCCGTCAGAGCGACAATATCACCTCGGGTCGCATCTATCAGGACATCATCGCCAAGGAGCGCCGCGGCGACTATCTCGGTGCCACCGTGCAGGTCATCCCGCACGTCACCGACGCGATCA harbors:
- the lexA gene encoding transcriptional repressor LexA, translating into MLTRKQHELLKFIQVRLEESGISPSFEEMKEALDLKSKSGVHRLISALEERGFIRRLPNRARALEILRQPEDVTSKPATKAAAPAGIDALAALKQPERKPEPANDVIEIPLHGRIAAGVPIEALEGQSMLPVPAALLGSGEHYALEVSGDSMVEAGILDGDFALIRRTNTARDGEIVVALVRGEEATLKYLQRDGGMVRLVPANAAYEPQIYGPDEIEVQGKLAGLLRRYH
- a CDS encoding molybdopterin molybdotransferase MoeA; this translates as MAGPAPIPLEDAQARLLALAEALAVERVDVESALGRFLAEPLLARRTQPSAHLSAMDGYAMIEGDLTGPWQVIGESAAGHPFTGTLQKGEAVRISTGAIMPADAGVVILQEDLGREGDRITLSGDLPEPPHKHIRPCGMDFTAGQEVLGEGVRIGPAHIALALSAGHRHLPVRRMPKVAVIDSGDELAADPETCPAHQIPASNGAMLVSLVSALPVEAQRIGPVTDTLDALIGAFDEAADCDMIVTSGGASVGDHDLVRPALERWGARLDFWRVAIKPGKPILVATRERSSGGTQIIIGLPGNPVSSMVTAYLFVLPMLRAMLGANRSLPMQISTVLDGSLRAIGHRREFLRGYWNGESVAPMTLQDSGALSALAASNVLIDRPAHAPAATPGDTVRVFLLENGGIA
- the moaC gene encoding cyclic pyranopterin monophosphate synthase MoaC codes for the protein MNKSLTHIDSDGTARMVDVGAKAETQRLAIASGRITMSAEALAAIRAGDAPKGDVLGTARIAGIMAGKRTGDLIPMCHPLAIDAINVDFSFEDEAVRATATASLTGKTGVEMEAITAVSVALVTIYDMAKALDKGMVIGDIRLIEKRGGKSGTWRAEDRH
- the trpC gene encoding indole-3-glycerol phosphate synthase TrpC; the protein is MSNKLTEICDTKREEVAARKPLASLSALDAKAAGQSAPRGFEAALRRKAESGFALIAEIKKASPSKGLIRPDFRPTEHAVAYEKGGAACLSILTDAPYFQGHEDYLVAARAAVSLPVIRKDFMVDPWQVAEARSIGADAILIIVAALDDTLMAEIEAAALERGMDCLVEVHDEHEMERAARLKSRLIGVNNRDLKRFVTDIATTERLAPLAPEGTLLVSESGINGHADLQRLSQCGARTFLVGESLMRHDDVEAATRALLEG
- the trpD gene encoding anthranilate phosphoribosyltransferase gives rise to the protein MTLPDPSHPIEEAEAEAAFAAILDGDVPEADIAAFLVALSERGENAGEIAGAARAMRARMIPIVAPANAIDVCGTGGDGHHTLNVSTAVSLVVAACGVPVAKHGNRAASSKAGAADTLEALGLNLDRAVETAEATLADLGICFLFAARHHPALGRLMPLRKKLGRRTIFNLMGPLANPAQVRRQLVGIARPAYVPIYAEAILRLGTEHSLVVSGDEGLDELSLAGGNEVAEVTGSELAMRRVSPADAGLPVAPVDAIRGGDPQYNAQALRRLLMGEAGAYRDAVLFNAAGALVVAGEAKTWREGVEEAAEAIDKGLANALLNCWIDALK
- a CDS encoding anthranilate synthase component II, with translation MILVIDNYDSFTWNLVHYLMELGAEVEVVRNDALSAGQAISSGAQGFLISPGPCTPNEAGISLDLVGAAADAGKPLLGVCLGHQSIGQYFGGRVVRGGLMHGKTSPVTHDNTGVFEGLPSPFTATRYHSLIVEDIPETLLVNARSDDGHVMGFRHASLPIHGVQFHPESIATEHGHDMLANFLRLCGIETRAVA
- a CDS encoding phosphodiester glycosidase family protein yields the protein MTRTAPALLLALLLAACSSGDAKQEAAAPPPPPCEAASFEGASLTHCTAEPGRHTIHMVLGPKGGVPYRSLSQLAVDRPEMSHEVAFAMNGGMFDEKGQPIGYYVEDGNRLHTLNRNEGYGNFHLLPNGVFYGDTDGHWAVRTSEDFAQSVSHRPQFGTQSGPMLVIAGKLHPRIAPDGQSLKLRNGVGVDRDGNAHFVISDEPISFGRLARYFRDALDCPNALFLDGSVSSLWDPHMGRVDGGPPLGPLIVVEKRAKGKS
- the trpE gene encoding anthranilate synthase component I codes for the protein MQREADRDTVRQQLEQGRPALLWRKLVADTETPVAAALRLFEDGRGDFLLESVEGGEVRGRYSLIGLDPDLVFRASGASCEINRKWKSDKDAFAALPGDSLSELRNLVETCRIDVPAELPKALACLVGYFGYETIGLVEKLPRAPQSSLDVPDMLFVRPSLILVFDRLGDELFCVAPVWPDAGSPDRVVEAAAERIDEALRRLSVPATLAPAQPDLAIPEPTPVMAADDYKAMVLRAKEYIQAGDIFQVVLAQRFTCEFPLPPLALYRALRRVNPSPFLYFLDLPGFALVGSSPEILVRVRDGEVTIRPIAGTRPRGKTPAEDKANEASLLADPKERAEHLMLLDLGRNDVGRVAAAGTVEVTDSYTIERYSHVMHIVSNVVGRLDTARHDAIDAVFAGFPAGTVSGAPKVHACEIIAELEPETRGAYAGGVGYFAPDGSVDSCIVLRTGVLKDGVLHVQAGAGIVADSDPAYEQRECEAKSGALFAAAREAVRVAGEPGFGQ
- a CDS encoding SurA N-terminal domain-containing protein, which produces MLTFFRSMLKSKIGAAVALIMLVVIALAFASGDIAGLSSSAGLGGGTKVATVGKESIDAPQLTQSARAALERVKRNQPTATMKLMVAEGGVEQVLDDLIDRTALFVFGKQQGVVAGDRLIDSEITQIPGFMGVDGKFSQDTFRQALAQQGLTEKVLREDIAQGLVSQQLLVPAQYGAVMSKDAARRYASLLGESRTGTIAAFPSSAFMPEKDPTDIEIQAFYKDHINEFIRPERRVIRYATFGEDAIKAPAAPTDKEIAARYDANKAQYAAQDKRRITQLIVPTEAAAKAIVAEVNGGKSLEAAAKEKGLSAARLEFFSKTDLSEQFSPAVADAVFAADTGKLAVPQKSPLGWHVIRVEEKQEKPARTLAEVKDELAKQIEQEKRRAAFTDELASLEDKFADGANLIEVAKSLGIEVQTTAPITADGQVYLKPGEKAPDVIAPVLKTAFSMEEEQPQVAEVERGKTFMIYDVSEIDASAPAPLKEIKDDVKVAWSMDKGSQAAKAAALKVQAEVKKGTALEKAMASVGKRLPPIQPVTMSRPTLTAAIQNGRQVPAPISLMFHMAENTVKVQAAPQERGWFVVALKKIDPAKIDSDDLVANTQKELGQQLGQAYADALGKAIRKDVGVTKNAAAIKAVRDELAGTGSAQ